Part of the Aquarana catesbeiana isolate 2022-GZ linkage group LG12, ASM4218655v1, whole genome shotgun sequence genome, ttcttttaaagcttggacaacatcaggcattcagacactaaatgacttcatagcatctaaatcattcctttcattcccatcgagaaaaatatgatctaccaaactctgagatatttagatatctccaaatcaaaaatttctatacaccattcctaaagggggatacaccattatcccaattatccatttttgaatcaatctgtacaaaagatccatttgctaaaggtacaatttcatcactttataatcaattatatggagtagcagatcttaatagaccctcttacgttcagaggtgggaggaggacctgggacgaactttagaagacacggactggtctaacatatggctcacatctaagtcatcttcacccaacatcttagcactggagacaaattataaagtcctaactcgctggtaccttgtacccgctagagtggcaaaatattcacctaatacctcagctctttgttttcgaggatgcccagaaataggcacacatttacacatatggtggacgtgcccagtaatccaaaccttctggaaggaagtcttcgtgattgcatctaaaatatttaaaaaaataatacaaccagatccatatataactttacttaatctaaaaccggaatggttaacactctctcaattcaaacttatgatccaactaataacggctgcaaaacaaacagtggccaaggcatggaaatctcctacattggtactagcagaaacaattcacagaatgaataatacaatgtcccatgctaagatggtagccatcgatcaaaatcaaattccaaaatttgaaaaactttggcatccttggataaaacaacagttcctgtcaaacttcaatgactctgtcctgttgccatggtaacagattaaatgacttacagagacacccattctaaggcttcaaagagaactaaaaagaataataaactgacgagcaggacaaccttgtggaccatacctctacctttctaccctttttcttctttctctttccttttctccaccttacgattaaagctcattatcagaatttatttgacctatatacactctacctgtaaacaatatgtatagtaggtataaatcatttaaatacctacaaaagtaactaaggaaattatatatatctttaatttaggtttacgtgaacccaatgtttaatatttgaaatttcatgatatttacctatataaaccctatggtaaaacaatgagcttactttatagatccttgtaaacttactttatgtatctttataatattgtatactcaataaacttcttttgacaaggaaatggcaGAATCTGAAGCAGAAGAGAGTTGTGAGAGTGACTCTAGCCACAGTCATGATACTGTAAAGAAGATAAGTGCCATTCAGGAGAAAGATTTCCAAATGTTATCTGATGTTTCTTTCTGGGAGATACCAGTTCAAGATCATGTTCGGGTTGAAATAATCAAACAGGGAAGTGCTTCTTTCCAGAACAAGGAGGGCCCTTTCACTGTTGCAAAAAGGCAAGATGCAAAAGCTGCAACAAAGGGACATGTGCGGCAACTTTCAAAAGAGTGGTTTTACAAGGTGATGCCAAATGGTGAAAAAATTCTGCGGTCATGGATGGTTTACTCACCTGTCAGTGAGAATTTATATTGTTTTTGCTGCCGACTGTTTGCCGTTTGTACTCTAGATACGACATCCAAATTTGTGACTGGGTTTCAGAAATGGTGGAAGCTAAGCCCGAAAGTACATAATCATGAGACATCCGAAGAACACCTAAACTGCCTTGAAAAATGGAAAACCTTGGCAGCAGGACTTAGGCTGCACCAAACTATTGATGCTGGAGCTATTACTGTGATGGAGATTGAGAAGAAAGAGTGGAGGGATATCTTACACAGATTGCTTGACATCACATTGTTTCTTGCCAAGCAGAACCTAGCATTCCGTGGCCACAAGGAAGATGAGTGCTCATTCAATAAAGGGAACTTTCTTGAGATGGTTGAAATGCTTTCAAAATATGATTCAGTACTAAAAGAACACCTAATTAGATTGAAGCAGGGCACCTGTAAACTTAAAGTATCGGTCTCATATCTTTCTCCACAAACTCAGAATGAGTTTATAAGTGTCCTGGCAAATCACATGAAGGAGAAGATTGTCATGGACATAAAGTCTGCAGAGTACTTTGGAATCATGTTTGACAGCACACCTGACATATCACATACTGACCAGATGTCCGAAGTGATCAGATATGTGAACATCAAGAATAGGAAAGTTCAAGTAAAAGAAGTGTTTCTAGGATTCTCAAGGTTATGATAATGCTGCTACTATGGCTGGAATTCATGGAGGTGTACAATCAATTatcagggaaaaaaacaaaaaagctattTTTAATGGCTGTGTGGACCATTCACTTAACTTGTGTGGTCAGCACTCTTTTGCTGAGAATGCTTCATGTGTGACATTTTTTGGAACTCTTCagtcaatgttttctttttttgctgcttCCCCCCATGGGATGTGTTAATTCACCATACTGGAGTGTCAGTGAAAAGATTGTCAACAACATGCTGGAGTGCTCATCATGCTGCAGTTAAGCCAGTCAAAGAAAAATTTGATAAGTTTGTGTCTGCGATTGAAGCGCTTTGTGATCCTTGTGAAAATTTGGACAcaagaggagcagcagaatgtctaCTGCCTGCTGTCTGTGATTTCACatttttgtgctacctgtacttctgGGGTGATGTACTTCAAGAAGTTGATGTTACACAACAGTACCTGCAGACCAAAGGCTTAAGTCTGGACAAGGTGGTGACAAAGCTAGAGTCACTAAGACTTTTTCTGTATGAAGAGCGCAGTCACCTAGTGGAACATGCAATTACACAGGCACATTTAAAAGCTAAAGAACATGGAATTGCCGTAAAGAGAAGAGCCAGGTTTAAGAAGAGGATGGCAGGGGAACAGGCACGTGATGCTGGAGGCATAAGTCTACAAAACGAGAACAAGAGGGTAATGCTTGAGTGCATTGATCGCTTCCATTATGAACTCCAGATGAGATTAAGAGCCATCATGGAAGTTGCAGCCATGTTTGAGGCTGTTCAAGCAAAGAGTCTAATATATGAAACTGAAGAAAAATTAAAGGTGTCCATTCCAAAACTGACCACTTTTTATGACGAAATATCTGAGAGTGAGCTGTTAATAGAAATACCCAGACTGAGGAGACATCTCAAAGCAGCCAAGATCAACCTAGAAGTCAAAGATTGGTCAGCTTTACAAGTTTTGACCTTCATAGCAGAATGGGACTTCATTGAATCTCTTCCAACCCTTTCACTATGTCTAAAGATATTTCTCACAATCTGTGTGTCTGTGGCTTCATGTGAGAGGAGCTTTTCAAAGTTGAACCTGATAAAGAACTATTTGCGTTCAACAATGGGACAGGCAAGGCTTTCTGATCTTGCAATATTATCAGTTGAAAGTGAACTAGCGAAATGTATTGATTTTGATGATGTTGTTCACAATTTTGCAGCTGTCAAGGCTAGAAAAGCAAAGTTTTGATAAAGATGTTAAATAAATGCTTTCATATTTGTTCctgtttatttttgtgtttatttatttttccagtAAAGTTTAACGTTAAAATAAATACAGTTCTTTAACAGTTTAAGCTTTGAATTCTATTATTTtcatatgattttgtttttcaaatttgCTAGTTGATTGATAGTTATTAATGGCACTACTGTTGCCAATATATGCAGtgttagggggaaaaaaatgattggggggggtgacaccatgttataccgcaccaggtgacaccaaccctagtgatgccactgtgcgcaccctagagaagcacgattacgaCTGCAAGCTGTGCAATTACAAAGGGCCCAACAGCTGAAAGGACctaattttggagaaggtcatcaccGTTTTGCAGTGCAAATTTCagtggaacgatcaaaggaccaaatcagaaaacgatggtctAATCTGAAAcaccgtgaacaagaccagatggagtacaaaTATCAGATCATaagaaaaagtaagcaatatttgtatataaccaatatgtatatgtgtaaattagctgtctgtatatgttctttttccaagtagctctagagaattatatACCGTGCCTTgcaaaatattcaccccccttggcattttttatgttttgttgtctcccaacctagaattaacatggattgtttgaggatttgcatcatttcatttacagaacatgagAACAACTTTGAAGAttctttttattgtgaagcaaacaactaataggacaaaataacagaaaaagtcaatgtgcataactattcacccacctaaagtcaatactttgtagagccaccttttgcagctatcacagctccaagtcactttggataagtctctatgagcttgccacatcttaccactgggatttttgcccattcctccttgcaaaactgctccagctccttcaagttagatggtttgcggttgtgaacagcaatctttaagtctgaccacagatttttctattggattgtggtcttccaacacatttacatgtttccccttaaaccactcaagtattgctttagcagtgtgtttggggtcattgtcctgctggaaggtgaacctccgtcctagcctcaaatcacacacagagtggtacaggttttgctcaagaatatccctataccatccatctttccctcaactctgaccagtttcacagtcctgactgctgaaaaacatccccacagcatgatgctgccaacatcatgtttcactgtggggatggtgttctttgggtgatgtgatgtgttgggtttgcgccagacatagcattttctttgatggccaaaaagttatattttagtctcatcagaccagagcaccttcctccatacattttgggattctcccacatgccttttcgcaaactcaaaatgtgccattttgttttttggtgaaagtaatggctttcttctggccaatctgccataaaacccaactctatggagcgtacggcttattgtcgtcctatgtacagatactccagtctctgctgtggaactctgcagctcctccagggttaccttaggtctctgtgctgcctctctgattaatgccctccttgccatgagttttggtgtgtgaccgtctcttggcaggtttgctgttttgccatgatctttccatttggttatgatagatttgatggtgctcctagggatcatcaaagatttggatatttttgtataacctaaccctgacttgtacttctcaacaacattgccccttacttgtttggagagttccttggtcttcatggcagtgtttggttagtggtgcctcttgcttaggtgttgcagcctctggggcctttcaaaaaggtgtgtatatgtaattacagatcatgtgacacatagtttgcacacagatggacatcatttcactaattatgtgacttctgaagtaaatttttattggcttcataacaaagggggtgaatacatatgcacattccaattatcagttttttatttctgaaaaataattttatgtacatatttttctaattttacttcaccaacttagactattgtgttctgatccatcacatataattcagattaaaaaaaataaactaaaggctgtaatgtaacaaaataggtaaaaagccggggggggggggggagtgaatacttttgcaaggcactgtataaggttttctaaaatctttgtatgacttggtattctaaagatgaagctgaatataaagcagatatgaacattcttatttggtcatgtttttggacctttctttatttttgtaactaatattttttcttctttcaacagggaggcaccaaaaaaggaggctccagccaagccaccacaagggatgAAGGGAAGCTACCCTTGCTCGAGCCCCAACGGGGGAGGAAACAAGGCCATTTTACCCCCAAAAacataagtgccaacttcaaacacactcatttagggGTGTTTCTatgtgggccaaaggccatggggtTAGGGGAGAGCTTAAGGGGTAAAGaatactttctggttgctgcctggctcatcagtgcccattaatgcagccttgccagtgtatacatgggtagaggagaggccctggggatcccagtcacacagagtcatgcctgctaggatggtcatcatatatcccgtatcccataggacagtggtcatcaaccctgtcctcagggcccactaacaggccaggtttgcaagataactgaaatacatacaggtgatctcatttgctgttcagtgattgtagtattctagtctgcatacataaaacatggcctgttagtgggccctgttagtgggccctgaggacagggttgatgaccactgccataggAAACAAGAGGGgcggggggcaactgcaggactttttcaatgttggcacttatCAAGTGTTTGCCTTCTAGAAaaccatcaccttcccttttctatgcatttttcacaaaaCAAAAACCAGCGTGCAGCATGGTGGactccactagtcaggagcaaacattgacatcagaccaagtgcaaggttggtcaactaatgtagcaaaatggatgctagaaacagatgtgacagggtggcttaatgaatggtgtattgtttccctttagaggaaagtgagtgtggtgaacgcacccaggatgtttgtttggagccatggaatcagccacttgaccatcgttcccttagtactttttactcttcttactaggtcatgatcttccacgatgcactattggcagaatgagtgcagatgtgaatgcaGATATGAGTGCCTGGTCTGCAGTTTATCGTTCCACTTGTTGGCTTCTGTTTACCCTTTTAATATTAACCATGATTTTAGGActtgaaatgtgaaagtttagggacagaactcactGTTTTTCCACTCCACTCCtataggtgcaccaccaggtcatgttttctgtattttcctcagtctaaaaacaactgcgcgaattactaacagtgaaaatgacagcatcacctgtgccaaattctacaaaTATAGAAAACATTACCTGGGTTTGCATcgtgaggaggagagttgggaaacactgccctaactaatgtgaattgtaatgtttctgtgtttttaagaatataaaaccccaaatttgaaggtgcccccaaattggGCTCTAACATTCTTacttccctcatgatcccatgcctaaaatgtgtgtatttccatacatctcATTTGCAAAAAGCccaaaaacacacagtgtgtcaacatgtgctatctattatcactgggtatcaatggacgcgttttgggggtgcaaccccttccttccacaaaataatcaaggtatttctgctgtaaatctctggcaatttgtgagggcaatccacgGGCATTTTCAATAGCCATTAGCACACCCACAGatggacgagctgcagcctcttcagctgggcctaccACTGCAGGGTCCgcgtcacttggcagtgaggctaggtagctggtagcattcctccttaaaaaattatgtaggatacagcagcataggaccacatggtttattttgtagagtgccaggttaatTGGAGTCAAGAACATCCTGAAAcaactcgataggatgccaaaggcattttcaaccactcttctggcacgagagagtctgtaattgaatattctctgctctggggtgaggttcctcataggaaacagcttcatcagctgttccccagagcaaaggcctcatctgcaacaaaaacaaacttTAGGCCCTCAACATTCACCTCAgtaggtggcaagtttaaggtgccattctggagccgcttgtagaactctgtctgcataatcactcctccatcagagttgcagccattcttcccaacatccagatacaaaaactcatagttggcagacactacagctagcatgactatgctgcaaaagcccttctaattaaaataatatgagccagagttgggtggtgggacaatccggacatgcttaccatcaatagcaccaccaccgttgggaaaatcccactgatgctggaactgggctgcaatgtcCTGCCATTGCTCTGAGTTGAaagaagaaattactacttctgcacataacattgcaagcagatttgacacaaaaaTGCTTAGCCAACATTAGTaaaaaacttaaatgagtatttaaagacaaaagtgtgaggtcaacttatctgatttctcaccccctctggtggcccattagacaaattttagggtggggggaggtaatgagtagatgttttggacaagtaaccctctccacttctatgagagctgtttgcataaataatctgtgatactttggccaacccctccttacttacactattggcagcccagttgacaggtaagaagtgtcataatctaaaaatctggatacacactgtccaaattgcagcacattttgacattctgaaataacctatcaatataataggagacaaaaactttctacgttacaatttgtaggtaatcaggcaggcccttgcactacatggtttggtgaatttatacagaaatatgaacacaaaagagggatagtgtgtatgggttttgcaaagtcagcagatagattatttggatctgttgacttagcatttattggggggagggagggttccaaatgagtttgggccccaaaaaatggcctcttgaactctgcctgaatttgaggacaacaataacatttggatacattttaggggttgtttagggtaagtcccaaaatgtagctgacaaaaaaattgttaagttactaggctaggtgtgtatgggcccaggatagcatgctggggaggttagtgaaggaaaatatgcatgtaggccaaaaaaggagcaggaaaagcttacagcatgcacaaggaaaaagaggacattcacagcaaatTACAATATTGatattatgtaatcaacaaattaatacaatacattagcaaacaataatacatagaatgtgatcttaaaggtaaaaacttaccctaatatagtccttccgcaggacttgaataatggctgagcaggtctctggaataatgaatcccagagcctggggggagatcccagtggtaaacttgaggtcctggagacttctccccatcgccaagtaccgcaaggtggctatgagcctttgctcgggagtgatggcaagcctcatgcatgtgtcctgcttcc contains:
- the LOC141113376 gene encoding zinc finger MYM-type protein 1-like: MAESEAEESCESDSSHSHDTVKKISAIQEKDFQMLSDVSFWEIPVQDHVRVEIIKQGSASFQNKEGPFTVAKRQDAKAATKGHVRQLSKEWFYKVMPNGEKILRSWMVYSPVSENLYCFCCRLFAVCTLDTTSKFVTGFQKWWKLSPKVHNHETSEEHLNCLEKWKTLAAGLRLHQTIDAGAITVMEIEKKEWRDILHRLLDITLFLAKQNLAFRGHKEDECSFNKGNFLEMVEMLSKYDSVLKEHLIRLKQGTCKLKVSVSYLSPQTQNEFISVLANHMKEKIVMDIKSAEYFGIMFDSTPDISHTDQMSEVIRYVNIKNRKVQVKEVFLGFSRL